The proteins below are encoded in one region of Misgurnus anguillicaudatus chromosome 24, ASM2758022v2, whole genome shotgun sequence:
- the nek8 gene encoding serine/threonine-protein kinase Nek8: MEKYEKIKVVGRGAFGIVHLCRRRSDGALVILKEIPVEQMTRDERLAAQNECQVLKLLNHPNIIEYYENFLEDKALMIAMEYAPGGTLADYIQKRCNSLLDEDTILHFFVQILLALYHVHNKLILHRDLKTQNILLDKHQMIVKIGDFGISKILVSKSKAYTVVGTPCYISPELCEGKPYNQKSDIWALGCVLYELASLKRAFEAANLPALVLKIMSGTFAPISDRYSPELRQLILNMLNLDPSKRPQLNEIMAHPICIRPLLNLYTDIGNVKMRRIEKSLSSVQAGSHGRPGARGTSNRTRGGLSSLTSTKMMHPLPLSAVYTWGSGISPPLRLPMLNTEVIQVSLGRTQKMGVTKSGRLITWEAPSVGSGEPALPGAVEQMQAQFISRFLEGQSGVTIKSVSCGDLFTTCLTDRGIIMTFGSGSNGCLGHGNFNDVTQPKIVEALLGYELVQVSCGASHVLAVTNEREVFSWGRGDNGRLGLGTQDCHQSPRQVSFPADFEAHRVLCGVDCSMVISTQHQILACGNNRFNKLGLDEVSGGTEEPPSHCQVEEVHMLQAVRSAPLNVEKIVYVDIGTAHSVAVTEKGHCFTFGSNQHGQLGCSSRRATRVPYKVPGLQGITMAACGDAFTLAIGAEGEVYTWGKGARGRLGRKEEDSGKPKAVQLDESHPFTVTSVACCHGNTLLAIKPFFEEPVPK; encoded by the exons ATGGAGAAGTACGAGAAGATAAAAGTGGTCGGGAGAGGAGCGTTCGG TATAGTGCATCTTTGTCGCAGACGCAGTGATGGTGCGCTGGTGATCTTGAAGGAAATCCCAGTAGAGCAGATGACTCGTGATGAACGTCTCGCAGCTCAGAACGAATGCCAGGTTCTCAAGTTACTCAACCACCCCAACATAATCGAGTATTACGAAAACTTCCTCGAGGACAAGGCACTGATGATCGCAATGGAATACGCTCCAG GGGGAACCCTGGCAGATTACATACAGAAGCGTTGCAACTCCCTGTTAGATGAGGACACCATATTACATTTCTTTGTACAGATCTTACTTGCCCTTTACCATGTGCACAATAAACTCATCCTACATCGGGACCTCAAAACCCAGAACATCCTACTAGACAAGCACCAGATGATAGTCAAAATAGGTGACTTTGGAATCTCAAAAATTCTCGTGAGCAAGAGCAAAGCTTACACT GTTGTGGGTACACCATGTTATATATCTCCAGAACTATGTGAAGGAAAGCCATACAACCAGAAGAGTGACATTTGGGCCCTTGGCTGTGTTCTTTATGAGCTTGCAAGTCTCAAGAGAGCTTTTGAAGCAGCA AATCTGCCAGCCTTGGTGCTAAAGATCATGAGTGGCACCTTTGCCCCCATTTCAGATCGTTATAGCCCAGAGTTGAGGCAGTTAATCCTCAACATGCTGAATTTGGATCCATCCAAGCGGCCCCAACTCAATGAGATAATGGCCCATCCCATTTGCATCAGGCCATTGCTTAATCTCTACACTGACATAGGCAATGTTAAAATGCGCAG aatcgAAAAGTCACTCTCTAGTGTACAGGCAGGTTCtcacggaagacctggtgcacGAGGAACCAGTAACAGAACCAGAG GTGGGCTGTCCAGTTTAACTTCAACAAAGATGATGCATCCATTGCCTTTGTCTGCAGTGTACACCTGGGGCAGCGGAATCTCCCCTCCTCTGCGTCTGCCCATGTTAAACACAGAGGTTATCCAAGTCTCCCTGGGTCGCACCCAAAAAATGGGCGTAACCAAATCTGGGAGGCTCATCACTTGGGAG GCCCCCTCTGTCGGATCTGGTGAGCCTGCTTTGCCTGGTGCTGTTGAGCAGATGCAGGCGCAGTTTATATCCCGCTTCCTGGAGGGTCAGTCTGGTGTCACCATCAAATCTGTATCATGTGGTGATCTTTTCACCACCTGCTTGACAG ACAGGGGAATAATCATGACGTTTGGGAGCGGAAGCAACGGTTGTCTCGGCCATGGCAATTTTAATGATGTGACACAG CCCAAGATAGTGGAAGCTCTTCTGGGTTACGAGTTGGTTCAGGTGTCCTGTGGAGCATCCCATGTACTGGCTGTGACCAATGAGCGAGAGGTTTTCTCCTGGGGGAGAGGAGACAATG GTCGGCTGGGTTTGGGCACTCAGGACTGTCACCAATCACCCCGGCAGGTGAGTTTTCCAGCTGATTTTGAAGCCCATCGTGTGCTGTGTGGAGTGGACTGTTCAATGGTTATAAGCACACAGCATCAGATTCTGGCCTGTGGAAACAACAG ATTTAACAAACTGGGTTTGGATGAGGTCTCCGGCGGCACAGAAGAGCCCCCATCTCACTGTCAGGTGGAGGAGGTTCATATGCTCCAGGCTGTCCGATCAGCTCCTCTAAATGTTGAGAAGATTGTTTACGTCGACATTGGAACAGCACATTCTGTTGCAGTCACAG AGAAGGGTCACTGTTTTACGTTTGGCAGTAACCAGCACGGCCAGCTTGGCTGCAGTTCCCGCAGAGCCACTCGAGTGCCATATAAAGTCCCAGGACTGCAGGGGATCACCATGGCGGCGTGTGGGGACGCCTTTACTCTGGCAATCGGTGCAG AGGGGGAGGTGTACACCTGGGGTAAAGGGGCACGCGGTCGACTCGGCCGAAAAGAAGAGGATTCTGGGAAACCGAAGGCTGTGCAGCTCGACGAGAGCCACCCTTTCACTGTCACGTCAGTGGcctgttgccatggaaacacaCTCTTGGCTATAAAAC CATTTTTTGAAGAGCCTGTTCCAAAGTAA